The following are encoded together in the Phragmites australis chromosome 19, lpPhrAust1.1, whole genome shotgun sequence genome:
- the LOC133900659 gene encoding probable calcium-binding protein CML46: MEKSPATATSHLEPVLQEPCGIIIFLAFLTWSISKIQRLLPGSCQSCSSPADKAPPTPVVADKRIIKTRNKNEDDEMELTHEDINAVMRNIGLGFDQENSLACNSIGSECISRLFDDDEPSLHEVRQAFLVFDDNKDGYIDASDLQRVLRSLGLGEGVGVYECEQMIAKYDMNKDMRIDLAEFTKVLEVDIC; encoded by the coding sequence ATGGAGAAGTCACCAGCCACTGCAACAAGCCATTTGGAACCAGTTCTCCAAGAACCATGTGGTATCATCATCTTCCTCGCCTTCCTCACCTGGTCCATCTCAAAGATCCAGAGGCTCCTGCCCGGTTCATGTCAGTCCTGCAGTAGTCCGGCCGACAAGGCGCCGCCGACACCGGTTGTCGCCGACAAAAGAATAATCAAGACACGGAATAAGAACGAAGACGACGAGATGGAGCTGACACATGAAGATATCAACGCCGTGATGAGAAATATTGGCCTTGGTTTTGATCAAGAAAACAGCTTGGCCTGCAACTCCATTGGCTCTGAATGTATTTCTCGGCTTTTCGACGACGATGAACCGAGCTTGCATGAGGTGAGGCAGGCGTTCTTGGTGTTTGATGACAACAAAGACGGGTACATCGACGCGTCGGATTTGCAGCGAGTGCTCCGGAGCCTAGGGTTAGGAGAAGGTGTAGGGGTGTATGAGTGTGagcagatgattgcaaaatatGACATGAACAAGGACATGAGGATAGATTTGGCAGAGTTCACCAAGGTTTTGGAGGTTGACATTTGCTAA